In Alteromonas sp. V450, the following proteins share a genomic window:
- a CDS encoding catalase, whose protein sequence is MSKCPFSGTAINPTTLTSSNGAPVANDNQSRTAGPRGPVTFDNYYLFEKLAHFNRERIPERVVHARGSAAYGTFTLTKSLSDYTIADFLQKEGQKTDVFLRFSTVGGGQDSSDYARDPRGFSVKFYTEQGNWDMVGNNTPVFFLRDGIKFPDFIHSQKKNPRTNLPDPQAVYEFWANNPQSLHQSTILMSDRGIPYSYRHVNGYSSHTLSFWNNAGERYWVKWHFKTNQGIKTLTNEEAAKMPAYGAQQDLVDSIDNGNFPSWTVNVQIMTEEEARNYRINPFDLTKVWPHSDFPLIEVGQLELNRNVDNYFAETEQAAFAPSNLVPGIGASPDRMLQARLIAYQDAHRYRIGANYNQIPVNAPRCPVHNYQRDGAFAGVNPALAGSGANFYPNNRARIGEPAEMPEVQEPPMPLEQDAWLDIYDNRDEDNYSQAGDLYRIMSEDQKQQLVNNIADGLSQATQDVQEAMFVQYDLADSDYGARVRKAVASK, encoded by the coding sequence ATGAGTAAGTGTCCATTTTCAGGTACAGCTATCAACCCCACCACGCTAACATCTAGCAATGGTGCGCCCGTTGCTAATGACAATCAAAGTCGAACCGCAGGACCACGTGGCCCCGTTACTTTCGACAACTACTATTTGTTCGAGAAGCTTGCGCACTTTAACCGCGAGCGAATTCCAGAGCGCGTAGTTCACGCCAGAGGCAGCGCAGCATATGGTACTTTCACGCTAACTAAAAGTTTGTCTGATTATACTATTGCTGACTTCTTGCAAAAAGAAGGGCAAAAAACCGATGTGTTCTTGCGATTTTCTACTGTAGGTGGCGGTCAAGACTCAAGCGATTACGCTCGTGACCCTCGTGGTTTTTCGGTGAAGTTTTACACTGAACAAGGTAACTGGGATATGGTTGGAAACAATACACCCGTATTCTTCTTGCGAGACGGCATTAAATTCCCTGACTTTATACACAGCCAGAAAAAGAACCCACGTACTAACTTGCCTGACCCGCAAGCGGTTTATGAGTTTTGGGCAAACAACCCACAGTCGCTACACCAGTCAACGATTTTGATGTCTGACCGTGGTATCCCGTATTCATACCGTCATGTGAATGGCTATAGCTCACATACTTTAAGCTTTTGGAACAATGCCGGTGAGCGATATTGGGTAAAGTGGCACTTTAAAACTAACCAAGGTATCAAAACGCTTACTAACGAAGAAGCAGCGAAAATGCCTGCCTATGGTGCCCAACAAGATCTTGTTGATAGTATTGATAACGGCAATTTTCCATCGTGGACAGTGAACGTGCAGATTATGACCGAAGAGGAAGCACGTAATTATCGTATCAATCCGTTTGATCTTACCAAGGTATGGCCGCACAGCGACTTTCCGTTAATTGAAGTAGGACAGTTGGAGTTAAACCGTAATGTTGATAACTACTTTGCAGAAACTGAGCAAGCCGCGTTCGCGCCGAGCAATTTGGTACCGGGTATTGGTGCGTCGCCAGACAGAATGCTTCAAGCGCGACTCATTGCATATCAAGATGCTCACAGATACCGTATTGGAGCCAACTACAATCAGATACCGGTAAACGCACCACGTTGTCCCGTACACAATTACCAGCGAGATGGCGCTTTTGCAGGGGTTAACCCAGCACTTGCAGGAAGTGGAGCTAACTTCTATCCAAACAACCGTGCTCGCATTGGTGAGCCTGCTGAAATGCCAGAGGTACAAGAGCCACCAATGCCTTTAGAGCAAGATGCATGGTTAGATATTTACGATAACCGTGATGAAGACAACTACTCACAAGCTGGTGACTTATACCGCATTATGAGTGAAGACCAAAAGCAGCAGTTGGTGAATAATATTGCTGACGGCCTAAGCCAAGCAACGCAAGACGTGCAAGAAGCGATGTTCGTGCAATACGATCTAGCCGACAGCGACTACGGTGCTCGTGTTAGAAAGGCGGTCGCCAGCAAATAA
- a CDS encoding TetR/AcrR family transcriptional regulator: MKKDTRQKILDAASALFLKGGTNALSVRAIADGAGMSTIGIYSHFKGKQGILDALYIEGFELVEREMLAADGNTAAEKVINGCERILTFSETHAAHYRLIFASNLKDYTPSDEAIEAGEKAFITLTKLTAALIKKDLSVEEKQDVAMQVWALNHGYITLNQHEISNRITWNNWKERALQAIRLHVYALVATQ; encoded by the coding sequence ATGAAAAAAGATACGCGACAAAAGATCTTAGACGCTGCCTCAGCGCTGTTTTTGAAAGGCGGAACGAATGCACTTAGCGTGCGCGCCATTGCTGACGGTGCAGGTATGTCAACGATTGGCATCTATAGCCACTTCAAAGGTAAGCAGGGTATTTTAGATGCGCTTTACATCGAAGGTTTCGAACTAGTAGAGCGTGAAATGTTGGCAGCCGACGGTAATACTGCGGCAGAAAAAGTGATTAATGGCTGCGAGCGTATTTTAACGTTTTCAGAAACTCATGCAGCCCATTATCGACTAATTTTTGCTTCTAATTTGAAAGACTATACGCCATCAGATGAAGCTATCGAGGCAGGTGAAAAAGCCTTTATCACGCTAACTAAGCTTACCGCTGCGTTAATTAAAAAAGACCTGTCTGTTGAAGAAAAGCAAGATGTAGCTATGCAGGTATGGGCGCTAAATCATGGTTATATTACGTTGAATCAGCACGAAATTAGCAACCGTATTACTTGGAACAATTGGAAAGAACGCGCACTTCAGGCCATTCGCTTGCACGTTTACGCCCTAGTCGCTACCCAGTAA
- a CDS encoding FAD/NAD(P)-binding protein — protein MKTEQLTCDYLIVGAGAVGMAFADVLLHETNANILIVDKNAKPGGHWNYAYPFVTLHQPSAFYGVCSKELNRGVIDKTGLNEGLMGLASGQEVSAYFDAVMNETFLPSNRVQYYPLCEYKGNKQFISTLNGKQYNVTVNKKIVDATYLNTNIPLTHTPSFTRDNNVAFTPVNTVVENIEGFDNYVVVGGGKTGIDTCLWLLENHVAPKNIHWVVSRDAWLLNRKNTQPLDDFFFDSIGAQANQMEAIAASSSIEDMFDKLEERGVLLRIDKKVRPSMFHGATVSKLELKALQTLPSVVRQGRVKHISREELCFESTTWKMPDNALVIDCSASALTNLEMKAVFDGDTITPQTVRAYQPVFSAALIAHVEAAYSDEQQKQMLTQVVPLPNRDVDWLPMTAAMLRNMQIWGEDPALKAWIYHCRLDGFSKIVHGVAKDDMQKMQVLGRLKEAAAPAMQKLMTYIQGLKASGQL, from the coding sequence ATGAAAACTGAGCAATTAACCTGCGATTATTTGATTGTAGGCGCTGGCGCGGTCGGGATGGCATTCGCCGATGTACTGCTTCACGAAACAAATGCTAACATTCTGATTGTAGATAAAAATGCGAAGCCTGGCGGGCATTGGAACTATGCCTACCCCTTCGTCACCCTTCACCAGCCGTCAGCTTTTTATGGCGTGTGCTCAAAAGAGTTAAATCGTGGCGTTATTGATAAAACAGGATTGAATGAAGGCTTGATGGGATTAGCTTCAGGCCAAGAAGTTAGCGCGTATTTCGATGCGGTAATGAACGAAACCTTTTTGCCTTCAAATCGAGTGCAGTATTACCCGCTTTGCGAATACAAAGGAAATAAACAATTTATTTCCACCTTAAATGGCAAGCAGTATAACGTGACTGTGAACAAGAAAATTGTTGATGCCACTTATCTAAATACCAATATTCCGCTTACCCATACTCCAAGTTTTACTCGCGACAACAATGTTGCATTTACGCCAGTTAATACCGTGGTTGAAAATATTGAAGGCTTTGATAACTACGTGGTGGTCGGCGGTGGTAAAACAGGTATTGATACCTGCCTATGGCTGCTCGAAAACCATGTGGCCCCAAAAAACATCCACTGGGTGGTATCCCGAGATGCATGGTTACTTAACCGTAAAAATACCCAGCCTTTGGACGACTTCTTCTTCGATTCTATTGGGGCACAAGCAAATCAAATGGAAGCTATCGCTGCGTCAAGTTCCATCGAGGATATGTTCGACAAATTGGAAGAGCGGGGCGTTTTACTGCGTATTGATAAAAAAGTAAGACCCAGTATGTTTCACGGGGCAACGGTGAGCAAATTAGAGCTTAAAGCCTTACAAACGCTGCCATCTGTCGTTAGACAAGGTCGTGTTAAACATATCAGCCGCGAAGAACTGTGTTTTGAAAGTACAACATGGAAAATGCCAGATAACGCGTTGGTTATTGACTGCTCAGCTTCTGCACTGACTAACCTAGAGATGAAAGCGGTGTTCGATGGTGACACCATCACCCCTCAAACAGTGCGCGCTTATCAACCTGTTTTTAGTGCTGCACTTATTGCCCACGTTGAGGCTGCTTACAGCGATGAACAACAAAAGCAGATGCTGACACAAGTGGTCCCGCTGCCTAATCGCGACGTCGACTGGTTGCCAATGACCGCAGCCATGTTACGAAATATGCAAATTTGGGGTGAAGACCCAGCGCTTAAAGCGTGGATCTACCACTGTCGATTAGATGGCTTTTCAAAAATAGTACACGGCGTGGCAAAAGACGATATGCAAAAAATGCAGGTGTTAGGGCGATTGAAAGAGGCAGCGGCACCGGCCATGCAAAAGCTGATGACTTATATACAGGGCTTAAAAGCGAGCGGACAACTTTAA
- a CDS encoding DUF2855 family protein encodes MKQFQIDKTNPNCFRITQAEGSPDNARIEGTENTKSLVIKIERFAFTANNLTYYMVGDKLGYWQFFPPINTSSNENWGVIPVWGVGQVISSNNDSVEVGSRFLGYFPPAEYLVMANTTVTNNNLIDCSPHRLKLPQGYNVYRPLPVIAADANAEVIAKQHEQENFQMLLWPLYATSYCLSEVVESIPASAREQLLVLSASSKTSLGLAFALKEAGISAIGVTSDKHVAPLKGLDVYSAVISYEQLDMLQLKGTVVVDMSGNAQVKASIKHRLGEHLTRYINVGLTHWQDIELSGDEEFFFAPAHIQQRMSEIGAAEYQKLSSGFVAKAIAWSAGWLNVKEREGLSALQDDFSQHQQGHIPSNEGRIYTLA; translated from the coding sequence ATGAAACAGTTTCAAATAGATAAAACGAACCCAAACTGCTTTCGAATAACGCAAGCAGAAGGTAGCCCCGATAACGCGCGAATAGAGGGTACTGAAAACACAAAAAGCCTAGTGATCAAAATTGAAAGGTTCGCGTTTACTGCCAATAACCTCACCTATTATATGGTGGGTGACAAGCTTGGTTATTGGCAGTTTTTTCCACCGATTAACACCAGCAGTAATGAAAATTGGGGTGTTATTCCGGTATGGGGTGTGGGCCAGGTAATAAGCTCTAATAATGATTCGGTAGAAGTTGGCAGTCGTTTTTTAGGTTATTTCCCGCCCGCTGAGTATCTGGTTATGGCCAACACAACGGTAACAAACAACAATTTAATAGACTGTAGCCCTCATCGTTTGAAGTTGCCCCAAGGGTACAATGTCTACCGACCACTTCCCGTAATAGCGGCCGATGCTAACGCTGAAGTTATCGCCAAGCAACACGAACAAGAAAACTTTCAGATGTTGTTGTGGCCGCTTTATGCAACGTCCTACTGTTTGTCGGAAGTGGTCGAATCCATACCCGCTTCAGCGCGAGAACAGTTGCTGGTGCTAAGTGCTTCAAGCAAAACCAGTTTAGGGCTTGCTTTTGCGTTAAAAGAAGCTGGTATTAGCGCGATAGGCGTCACGTCAGATAAGCATGTCGCACCCCTCAAAGGGTTAGATGTTTACAGCGCTGTTATTAGTTATGAACAGCTGGACATGTTGCAACTGAAAGGCACCGTTGTGGTCGACATGTCAGGTAATGCTCAGGTCAAAGCATCAATCAAGCATAGACTTGGTGAACACCTAACCAGATACATCAACGTTGGGCTTACTCACTGGCAGGACATTGAGCTATCAGGCGATGAGGAGTTTTTCTTTGCTCCTGCTCATATACAGCAGCGTATGTCTGAGATTGGGGCTGCTGAGTATCAGAAGTTAAGTAGCGGGTTTGTAGCAAAAGCCATTGCATGGAGCGCCGGTTGGCTAAACGTTAAAGAGCGTGAAGGGCTAAGCGCGCTACAAGATGACTTTAGCCAACATCAACAAGGTCATATTCCTTCAAATGAAGGAAGAATATACACACTTGCTTAG
- a CDS encoding alpha/beta fold hydrolase, whose translation MSSKIKQHDSLKSTSVKDITVTCADSTPLAASLYSPVRPAKAAIMIGPATGIKRQFYSAFATYLSEQGFGVITFDNRGIGGSVNGSVKQSDASLVTWGEQDMPAVLETLKIHFPNVPYFLVGHSAGGQLLGLMYNVHDLTAFCNFGSSSGSLRNMRKSYLLKAHFFMNFYIPVSNLLFGHTKSQWVGMGEPLPKKVARQWQKWCNGKGYVKTGFGSDINQHHYDTIQIPSKWLLANDDDIANIHNVHDMISVFPNMKAEVEELDPQANNVKEIGHMKFFSRKCQHLWPKVTDYFNQYV comes from the coding sequence ATGTCGAGCAAAATAAAGCAACACGACTCCCTAAAAAGTACGAGTGTTAAAGATATCACTGTTACTTGTGCTGATAGTACACCGCTTGCCGCTTCCCTTTACTCTCCTGTCCGCCCCGCTAAAGCAGCAATTATGATTGGCCCAGCAACAGGTATAAAACGCCAATTCTATAGCGCATTTGCCACTTACTTGAGTGAGCAAGGATTTGGCGTTATCACGTTCGATAACCGTGGCATTGGCGGGTCGGTCAACGGCAGCGTTAAGCAAAGTGACGCATCACTCGTAACCTGGGGCGAACAAGATATGCCAGCGGTGCTCGAGACACTAAAGATTCACTTCCCTAATGTGCCCTATTTTCTTGTTGGTCATAGTGCGGGAGGTCAGCTATTGGGGTTGATGTATAACGTACACGACCTCACTGCTTTTTGTAATTTTGGCAGTTCATCAGGTAGCCTCAGAAACATGCGTAAAAGCTATCTGCTTAAAGCGCATTTCTTTATGAATTTCTATATTCCCGTGAGTAATTTATTGTTTGGCCATACTAAGTCTCAGTGGGTAGGCATGGGCGAACCACTACCTAAAAAAGTGGCGCGCCAATGGCAGAAATGGTGTAACGGTAAAGGCTACGTAAAAACTGGCTTTGGCAGTGATATTAACCAGCATCACTACGATACCATTCAGATACCTTCTAAGTGGTTACTCGCCAACGACGACGATATTGCTAATATTCATAACGTTCACGATATGATTAGCGTTTTCCCCAATATGAAAGCTGAGGTGGAGGAGCTAGACCCGCAGGCCAACAACGTCAAAGAAATCGGCCACATGAAGTTTTTCTCACGGAAATGTCAACATCTATGGCCTAAAGTCACCGATTACTTTAATCAATACGTGTGA
- the argA gene encoding amino-acid N-acetyltransferase, giving the protein MVLAHHDGIKLFRSSLPYINAHQGKTFVLMFGGEAIEHPNFPNIIHDIALLNSLGVRVVVVHGARPQIDQRVALRNIEGRFESGVRITDKQTLECVKDAAGSVRSQVEALLTMGLPNSPMHGSQIRVCSGNLVVAKPMGVRGGVDFENTGLVRRIDTTGINDHLNDGSIVLLSPMGYSSTGEVFNLSHEDVATQAAIALKADKLIVFSNFDGVYNREGRLLRTIERPQLEQLMMAGDITTEDTVLSALTTSVAAGVPRAHCISFEKDGALLQELFTRDGTGSLVMEHHYEQLRAATIEDVGGILKLIKPLEESGVLVKRSRERLENEINQFIVIVRDGMIIACAALYLYPEDGCAELACVATHQDYRGKNRGERILDEVRARAKEAGINSIFVLTTVTAHWFLEQGFEPADISALPAVKKELYNFQRNSKVFTLAV; this is encoded by the coding sequence ATGGTACTAGCGCATCATGACGGCATAAAACTGTTTCGCAGTTCACTGCCTTATATTAATGCTCATCAAGGGAAAACCTTTGTGTTGATGTTCGGTGGCGAAGCCATTGAGCATCCTAATTTCCCTAATATTATTCACGACATTGCCCTGCTTAACAGCTTGGGCGTGCGCGTGGTCGTGGTGCACGGTGCCCGCCCGCAGATAGATCAGCGCGTTGCCCTTCGCAATATTGAAGGCCGCTTTGAAAGCGGTGTACGCATTACCGATAAACAGACTCTTGAGTGCGTAAAAGATGCCGCAGGCTCGGTGCGCTCACAAGTAGAAGCTCTGCTTACCATGGGGCTTCCCAACTCACCTATGCACGGCTCGCAAATACGCGTGTGTTCGGGCAACTTAGTCGTTGCAAAACCAATGGGCGTGCGAGGCGGCGTTGATTTTGAAAACACCGGGTTAGTGCGTCGTATTGATACCACCGGCATTAACGATCATTTAAACGATGGCTCAATTGTGTTGCTATCGCCTATGGGCTATTCATCAACAGGTGAAGTATTTAACTTGTCTCACGAAGATGTAGCTACGCAGGCGGCTATAGCCCTTAAAGCTGACAAACTTATCGTATTTTCGAACTTTGATGGCGTATATAACCGCGAAGGTCGTTTACTTCGCACCATTGAACGCCCTCAGTTAGAACAGTTGATGATGGCAGGCGACATTACCACCGAAGATACGGTGTTAAGCGCTCTTACCACCAGCGTAGCTGCCGGTGTGCCCCGTGCTCACTGCATCAGCTTTGAAAAGGACGGCGCATTGCTTCAAGAGCTGTTCACCCGTGACGGTACGGGTTCGCTTGTAATGGAACACCATTACGAACAACTGCGTGCAGCGACTATCGAAGATGTGGGAGGGATCTTAAAGCTAATAAAACCGCTAGAAGAAAGCGGCGTGTTAGTTAAGCGCTCTAGAGAGCGTTTAGAGAACGAAATTAACCAGTTTATTGTGATAGTGCGTGACGGCATGATCATCGCCTGCGCAGCCTTGTATTTATACCCTGAAGACGGCTGTGCCGAGTTAGCCTGCGTGGCAACCCATCAAGATTATCGCGGCAAAAACCGTGGCGAACGGATTCTAGATGAAGTACGAGCGCGTGCTAAAGAAGCCGGTATTAACAGTATTTTTGTACTGACCACGGTTACCGCACACTGGTTTTTAGAGCAAGGGTTTGAACCTGCAGACATTAGTGCGCTACCTGCCGTAAAGAAAGAGCTGTATAACTTCCAGCGCAATTCTAAAGTATTTACCTTGGCGGTGTAG
- the argH gene encoding argininosuccinate lyase, with protein MALWGGRFESGASSMFKQVNDSLPFDQVMASQDIQGSISWSRALQKAGVLTADEQAQLEAALSKLKAKADAGELDFNASSEEDIHSFVEAALIEKLGDIGRKLHTGRSRNDQVATDFRLWVREHIASLRADVLGVIKSLLNAASRHQEAIIPGYTHLQRAQPIHFAHWCLAYVEMLKRDLSRLDDLKVRMNQCPLGSGALAGTTFPVDRHAIAEELGFDSPCLNSLDAVSDRDFVLELLFVASTSMMHLSRLAEDMIFYNSGEAGFLQLGDSVTSGSSLMPQKKNPDALELMRGKCGRVFGSLQALLVTMKGLPLAYNKDMQEDKEGAIDTVNQWHICLCIASEVLDSLQLNEERCRVAATQGFSNATELADYLVGKGVPFRTGHDIAGRVVLQAIDKGCAIEDLPLSDMQAICDKIEDDVYPVLQLEYGVNQRNILGGTSKETVTKALYQELEDLDKQG; from the coding sequence ATGGCGTTGTGGGGTGGCCGGTTTGAGTCCGGTGCAAGTAGTATGTTTAAACAGGTTAACGACTCACTGCCGTTTGACCAAGTTATGGCAAGCCAAGATATTCAAGGCTCTATCAGCTGGTCGCGTGCGCTGCAAAAGGCAGGCGTACTAACTGCTGACGAACAAGCTCAGCTTGAAGCAGCACTTAGCAAGTTAAAAGCGAAAGCCGATGCTGGAGAATTAGACTTTAACGCATCGAGCGAAGAAGATATTCACAGCTTTGTAGAAGCTGCGCTTATTGAAAAGCTTGGCGATATTGGCCGTAAACTACACACAGGTCGTAGCCGTAACGACCAGGTGGCTACTGACTTTCGCCTGTGGGTACGAGAACATATTGCCTCACTTCGTGCTGATGTTTTAGGTGTGATCAAATCGCTTCTTAATGCCGCAAGCCGTCATCAAGAAGCCATTATTCCAGGTTACACCCACTTACAGCGTGCACAGCCTATTCACTTTGCACACTGGTGCTTGGCTTACGTTGAAATGCTAAAGCGTGATTTAAGTCGTTTAGATGACTTAAAAGTACGCATGAATCAGTGCCCTTTAGGTTCTGGCGCATTGGCAGGTACGACTTTCCCTGTAGACCGTCATGCCATTGCTGAAGAACTGGGCTTTGACTCTCCCTGCCTTAACAGCCTTGACGCTGTGTCGGACAGAGACTTTGTGCTAGAGCTTTTATTTGTAGCCAGCACTAGCATGATGCACTTGTCACGTCTTGCCGAAGACATGATTTTTTATAACTCTGGCGAAGCCGGATTCCTGCAGTTAGGCGATAGCGTAACTTCTGGTTCGTCGCTTATGCCGCAGAAGAAAAACCCTGATGCGCTTGAATTAATGCGCGGCAAATGTGGTCGTGTATTTGGTTCTTTGCAAGCGCTGTTAGTTACCATGAAGGGCCTTCCACTTGCGTACAATAAAGATATGCAAGAAGACAAAGAGGGCGCTATCGATACGGTAAATCAGTGGCACATTTGCTTGTGCATTGCTAGCGAAGTGCTTGACTCACTGCAGCTAAACGAAGAGCGCTGTCGTGTTGCGGCAACCCAAGGGTTCTCTAACGCCACTGAGCTTGCCGATTATCTGGTAGGAAAAGGTGTACCGTTTAGAACAGGTCACGATATTGCAGGACGCGTTGTGCTTCAGGCCATCGACAAAGGCTGCGCCATTGAAGATTTGCCACTCAGCGACATGCAGGCTATTTGCGACAAAATTGAAGACGACGTTTATCCAGTACTTCAATTGGAATACGGTGTAAACCAGCGCAATATCCTTGGTGGAACCAGCAAAGAAACAGTTACTAAAGCACTGTATCAAGAGTTGGAAGATTTGGATAAGCAAGGGTAG
- a CDS encoding argininosuccinate synthase: MQNVKKIVLAYSGGLDTSAIIPWLKENYGCEVVAFAADVGQGDEELEGLHEKAIASGASECHIVDLKEEFVSEYIFPTITTGAVYEGEYLLGTSMARPVIAKAQVEIARKVGADALCHGCTGKGNDQVRFESTFAALAPDLTVIAPWREWDMVSREDLLAYLAERNIPTTASATKIYSRDANAWHISHEGGELEDPWQEPTKQVWTMTVDPEDAPDTPERVTLSFNEGKLTHVDGEALSPYQALVKLNTVAAAHGVGRIDIVENRLVGMKSRGCYETPGGTVLLKAYKALETMVLDKAALKYREQIGLEFSHVMYDGRWFTALNDALLAGAASFAKKVTGEIVVKLYKGQATVTQRKSPNSLYSEDFATFGADDVYDQKHAEGFIRLFSLSSRIEALKNQG, translated from the coding sequence ATGCAAAACGTTAAAAAAATCGTGCTGGCCTATTCAGGCGGGCTTGATACATCAGCCATCATTCCATGGCTTAAAGAAAACTATGGCTGTGAAGTTGTCGCGTTTGCAGCAGATGTGGGTCAAGGTGATGAAGAACTAGAAGGCCTTCATGAAAAAGCTATCGCATCTGGCGCAAGCGAATGCCACATTGTTGATTTGAAAGAAGAGTTCGTAAGCGAATATATCTTCCCAACTATCACTACCGGTGCGGTTTACGAAGGTGAATATCTACTGGGTACGTCAATGGCACGTCCGGTTATCGCCAAAGCGCAAGTTGAGATTGCGCGTAAAGTAGGTGCCGACGCACTATGCCACGGCTGTACGGGTAAAGGTAACGACCAGGTACGCTTTGAAAGTACCTTTGCTGCTCTAGCCCCTGATCTTACGGTTATTGCGCCATGGCGTGAGTGGGATATGGTAAGCCGTGAAGACCTATTGGCTTATCTAGCAGAGCGCAATATTCCAACCACAGCGTCAGCAACCAAAATTTACAGCCGTGATGCAAACGCATGGCACATCTCACACGAGGGCGGCGAGCTAGAAGATCCATGGCAAGAGCCTACCAAGCAAGTGTGGACCATGACCGTTGATCCTGAAGATGCACCTGACACACCTGAGCGCGTAACCCTGTCGTTCAACGAAGGTAAACTGACCCACGTTGATGGTGAAGCACTCTCGCCTTATCAAGCGCTAGTTAAACTTAATACTGTAGCCGCGGCACACGGTGTTGGACGTATCGACATTGTTGAAAACCGCCTTGTAGGTATGAAGTCTCGTGGCTGTTATGAAACGCCAGGAGGCACCGTACTGCTTAAAGCGTACAAAGCACTAGAAACTATGGTGCTAGATAAAGCTGCGCTTAAATACCGTGAGCAGATTGGTCTTGAGTTCTCACATGTTATGTACGATGGTCGTTGGTTTACTGCCCTTAACGATGCACTGCTTGCTGGTGCAGCGTCTTTTGCTAAGAAAGTGACAGGCGAGATAGTGGTTAAGCTTTATAAAGGCCAAGCTACGGTTACCCAGCGTAAATCGCCCAACAGCCTTTACTCTGAAGACTTTGCTACCTTTGGTGCAGACGATGTTTACGACCAGAAGCACGCTGAGGGCTTTATCCGCCTATTCAGTCTTTCAAGTCGTATTGAAGCACTAAAAAATCAAGGTTAA
- a CDS encoding ornithine carbamoyltransferase, which produces MKQDLLTFADWTPDAMKNLLQLAVEIKQAPASYSNVLAGKSIVALFEKPSLRTRVSFDIGINKLGGHMVYLDVQSGKLAGREDAVDTAANLACWADAIVARVFSHETLETFSKAANVPVINALCDKYHPCQGLADYLTMFERFGKTEGLTMAYVGDGNNVTHSLLIVGALLGCNQVVVTPEGHEAAPEIVAQAKAITEKTGVSIVESTELSAANGADVIYADTWLSMGDETPLEVIKEKFMPYQVNEALMEATGASYVMHCQPAHRDLEITGSLIDSDKSLLMQQAENRMHGQNAILTQLLNA; this is translated from the coding sequence ATGAAACAGGACCTACTTACCTTTGCAGACTGGACACCCGACGCAATGAAAAACTTGCTGCAATTGGCTGTAGAAATTAAACAAGCCCCAGCAAGTTACAGCAACGTGCTAGCGGGGAAATCAATTGTTGCCCTGTTTGAAAAGCCGTCATTGCGAACCCGTGTAAGCTTCGATATTGGTATTAACAAGCTTGGCGGCCACATGGTGTATTTAGATGTACAGTCGGGCAAATTAGCCGGCCGTGAAGACGCAGTAGACACTGCTGCTAACCTTGCATGCTGGGCTGACGCCATAGTCGCTCGTGTATTTTCTCACGAGACGCTAGAAACCTTTTCTAAGGCTGCAAATGTGCCTGTTATCAATGCATTGTGTGATAAATATCATCCGTGCCAAGGCCTTGCTGATTACCTTACTATGTTTGAACGCTTCGGCAAAACCGAAGGTCTTACCATGGCTTATGTGGGCGACGGAAACAATGTAACCCATTCTCTGTTAATAGTTGGGGCGCTTTTAGGTTGCAACCAAGTTGTAGTTACGCCAGAGGGTCACGAAGCGGCACCTGAAATTGTGGCGCAAGCGAAAGCAATTACCGAGAAAACGGGTGTATCGATTGTTGAAAGCACAGAGCTTAGTGCTGCTAACGGTGCAGACGTTATCTATGCAGATACATGGCTTTCAATGGGTGACGAGACGCCACTTGAAGTGATTAAAGAAAAGTTCATGCCTTATCAGGTGAACGAAGCGTTGATGGAAGCAACCGGTGCTAGCTACGTTATGCACTGCCAACCTGCCCATCGCGATTTAGAAATTACGGGCTCGTTGATTGATAGCGATAAATCGCTATTAATGCAGCAAGCCGAAAATAGAATGCATGGCCAAAACGCCATTCTTACTCAATTACTTAACGCTTAA